ATGCCACCTCGTGCAGGTGCTGGCTGGGGCAGCTGGTGCACGACACCCGCAGCGTGATGCGCTCGGTGCCGCCGTGGTCGGAGTAGTAGAGCTCCAACTGCTGGCCGCCGACGGTGTCGAGCGAGGCGAACGCCTGGAGGTGTTCCTCGAAGGACAGGAGGCCAATGGTCTCCCAGCCGAGCGAGGTTGCCTCGTCGCCGAGGAGCTGGCGTGCGTACCGCGCCGCCGCCTCGATGGACCTTGGGCCCCAGGCGCGGAAGGCGTCTTCCCGAGCGGCAGTGCGCCGCTTCTCGCCGACCGTGAGGTGTTCGGCCGCAGCGACCATGATCGGGTGGTTCATCGGGAGCCTTCCAGGAAGTAGCAGGTGGAGATTGTGTTGCTGTCGTTGGCGAGTCGAAGGAGGACGTCCGCGTGGCACGGCGCATCCAGAGGGCAGGTGCACATGAGGTCCCGGCCGCGAAGTGCATGGGCGAAGCGGTCGGCGTAGCAGTGACCTACCGGACCCCGCAGCATGGCTGCGAAGAGGTCCACCACCTCCGCCGCGTCCATCGGCGCTCCGACCAGCGATGGGCCGCGCTCCCCTGCCGTGAACGGGTTCGCGTACTTGCTGCGCGGCCCGACATACACACAGGCTGTGGACAGCCCGGCGGCGTCTGGGGCCGCTCCGCAGAGACGAACGGGCATCAGGCCGCCCTCCCGCCGCGCCGACGGTCAGCGCCGATCATCGGCACGAGGCTGGTCACCATCTCGGCAAGCCGACTTGCCACCCGGGCTCCGACGAAGTCGGTCAGGTCCGGCCCGTTCTCGTCCCGGGCGGGAAGGTTCGAGGTGATGACGGTCGGCAAGCAGTGGTTGTACCTGTAGTTGACGAGCCTGTACGTCACCTCTTCGACCCACTCCGAAGCCTTCGCGGTGCCGAGGTCGTCCAGCAGCAGGTACTGCACTTCGCTCAGCCGTCGCAGCTCACGCTCCGCCGCGCCCATGACCTGGGAGGGCCGCAGCCTGCCGTACATGTCGGCGCTGTTCACGGTGATCACCTCGAACCGGTCTGGGCCGCCGGCCGCGATCCGCCGCAGTGCGCCGAAAGCTTCGTGGGTCTTGCCAGTCCCGGTCTGGCCGGTGAGGAGCAGTGCACCGGCGGCGGCGTTGTCGATGAGCGCGCGATCGGCCCAGGCGGTGACCTCCGGAAGGGTCGCGTCGGCGTCGCGATACCGGGGCGGCGTCGCCGCGCTCCAGCGGCTCAGCGCGTACTCGGCGCGGGCGCGGTGGTGCCACTGCTGGTCGCCCGGGCTCTCCTCCGGCGAGGTGTCGCCGATGTCTCCCGGCACGACCTGTAGCCCTCTCGCGGCGAGAATTCGTTCCATGGCCCGCAGGGATGCGGCGCTGGCCACGCGCTCTGGCTGGGCCATGATCAGAATCCGTTCTGGTAGGCGCTGGGTTGGGCGGTGTTCTGGAACGGAACCCAGGTCCCGGGCTGCCGTCGCAGCGGGACGACGTTGGTCTGAGCCGTTGCTTCCGGGGCCTGCGCCGGGAGGTCCGCCCAGATGCGAAGCAGGTAGCGGGCGGACAGCGGCGGGCGGTCGGCGTTCCAGCGCCGGGCGACCATCTCGACCAGCCTGCCGTGGCCCCAGCGGGCCGCAAGAGCTGTTACCCGGTCCCATTCCGCTTCGGTCAGTCGCCAGCCGACGATCATTCCGGCACCCGTCATCGCTGTTACCAGCTCTTTGGCGCCTGCTGGGACGTCGACCGAGTTCTGTCCGGCCGGAGATTCTCGGAGATTTGAACCAGGAAAGCTAGCTTGCTTTTTGGTGGTGGTAATACTCCCGTAGGGAGTATTACCACCACGCGTATGCGATGACGAAACTTCCGACTCGCCATGCAGAGACTTCCACCTTGGGGCCGTCGGAGAGGTCTTCCGGGAAGATGCTTCCGGGAACCTTGTTCCGGGTTGCGGCATCTCCGGGGGCGAAGTAGGAAGTTCTGTGCTCGGAACGGCCGGAGTGCCGGCAGCCTGGTCAATGAGGAGGATCGAGTAACTGTTGGGGTTGGAGGCGCCCCCGCCGCGCTCGCGGCTGAGTTCGCCGAGCGACGCCAGATCTCCGAGGCACGTCGATATCGAGCGGACCGTGAGCCCGGTAAGCCGGGAGATCTCTTCCAGGGTCAGGGATGCACGACCCTTCTCGTCGGCCTCACGGGCGAGCGCGAGCAGGACGAGCCGTGATCCCCTGCACGACTTGGACTCTGACCACACCAGGTCCGTGGCTATTTCACTCATCAGAAGTTCCCGTCGAATATCGCTATGCGCCGTGCCGGTGCGAGGCCGAATGACTCATCGTCTTCCGGGATATACCCGTTCTGATGCGGTTCCGGGGTGAGATAGAGTTCCCCGGCCGGAAGGTAGAAGTCGTGGGCGACCCGCCAGTCGGCTTGGTCGCCGAAATAGCTTCGGATTAGGCGGACCGCTCCCTCCTCCGCTTGACGGTCGCGGACAAGGCGGTGGAAGTCCGGCTCGAAGAAGTAGGTGTCGGCCCGATGCTCCGGGTAAATCCGGACCAGAACCGCAGTGGGTGCTATTTTCCGAAGCGCCTGCCCGAGGCTCTTGTGCGTTGAGGCTGTGAGTTCGTCTTGAGACATGGTGAGGCTCCCGGACCGCAAGGGCTTCATTGCGGGGAAGAATCGTTTCCTCGCCACCGATTAGGCGGCATCGGTGCTGTGCATCGGCATCGGCGCGGCCTGCTCCGGCCGGTGCTTCTGGCGATGGGTGCGCGCGAGCTTCAACAGGTAGTCGTGCGTGACCCCGAGCCCCCTTGCGACAGCGCCAGGGTCCATCGACAGGTCCTCCGCGAACCGGGCAACCACCTCGTCCCGCTCAGCCTTGCTCAGCGTCGCGGTCGAACCCTGTAGCGCTCGCCGGACAGCGGACTCGTTCACGCGCTGCTGCCAACTCGTGCGCAGGGCCGAACGCTCCGAGGCCAGGAGGCCGCCTCGAATTCCGAACTCTTCGTTATCCCGCAAGGACTCGACCAGGCATCGGGCGGCTGTCGCCAGCGGGCACGATGCGCACAGATTCAGCGGCTTGACCAGAGCAAGGCGCAGGCGTTTCGCGGTCTCCACCGGGTCTTCCTGTGGTCCGTCCCCGGTAGGAAAGAAGATTTCGGTGTCCTGGCCATCGCATTTGGCGTCTTCGGCCCAGTGTTTCCCACTGGCCTTCCTGGATTCCCCGACAAGTGGGTTCCAGTCGCCCTGCAAAGCCGATTGGGCAAGGTGAGATACGGTGGGCCGCTGCTGGCTGTGGCCAGCTACTTGGGATGAGGTTCCCCCGGGCATGGCAAGCATGCGATACTCCATGGTTGCTAGGAGCGCGTGCAGCGGCCTCTCGCCAAAGATGTCCCGCTGCCCGCGTAGTAGTGAATCGGCGCCCTTCGGGTGCGCTGCCCCGGCGTCCAGGAGTTGGTAGCTCCAGGACGCCGGTCTCATTTCTGGCCGTCGTTACGGCATCGACCCCCCTCTCGCGCCCCACGTCTAGGCCGGGAGCAGAATCCACGGGGCGGTTCGGGGCGCACTTCCGCCCCCGTCCACACCCCGCCTGACCAGCAGAGACGGACTTTGGTGCGTCCTGCTGTTGGAAGTAACGTACACCAAAGTACGCGTGATGGGGAGACTAAAGTGCACCCGACTCCCCTAGGGGTGCCGGCGGCGCACTAGAGTGTGTACATCGCCGCATCTATGGAGCATCGCCTTGGGAGTCTTCAAGCACAGACTGAACCACCTCTTCGCGACCGTCCCGAGCCCAGCCGGGAGGAAGTTCACGAACCAGGAGGTGGCCGACCTCACTGCGGCCTGGGCTGCCGAGTCTGGAGACGAGGGCGGGAGCATCAGCGCCAGCTTGATCCAGAAGCTCCGCGCCGGCACGAAGGACAACCCGACCACCTCGACTGTCAAGGCGCTAGCGGCGGTCTTCAAGGTGCGAGCGAGCTACTTCATTGACGACGAGGAGCCCGCCGCCGCCCCGGCTGAGAGCGATTCGCCGGTGGGCCGGCAGGACTTGGAGCGACTTATCAAGGACAAGGCCGTTCAGAATCTCGCCCTGCGGGCTGACGGCCTGTCTCCGGAGACCCTGTCGACCCTCGCAGGATTCATCGAGCGGGCCCGCTCCCTGGAAGGTCTCGACAACAATAAGGAATCCGATGGTTAAGTCTTTGACTATCGCCAGGCCATCTGATCTGTAGTCAGATCACGTTTCGATCACATGGTTCATTACCGTAAGTGATGAACCATCGTCCGGGCGTTGATCCAGCCCGTAGCTGCGCGAGTCGAACATAACGCTCCGCAGTCTCCCGGTTCGGAAGTTGCGCGGGTCACATTTGACGCATCTGCCGTTCACCTAAGCTCTTGGCTTGAATCCGGGGGAGCGGAAGGAAAGTTCAGAACGGGAAAAGGATCATGCGTAACTGGCGCAGACAGGGCGGCCAGGGTAGCGGAGCAAGCGGCGATTTCTCTGCTATCGCAGCCACCCTAGATATACCGGTCCCGTTCACCATCGAGAAGCTGTGCCAAAGCATAGCTTCGAGGCGTGGGCGACCTATTCACATCCACGCGATAGAGCACAAGGGCGCGTCCAACAAGCTGCCGTGCGGCGCCTGGATCGCCCTGGAGAATGCCGACCACATCTTCGTGGAAAACGCGACGAGCCCGCTGCATCGCTCCCACATCATCCTTCACGAGCTGTGCCACATGCTGCTCGGGCACTCGTGCCTGCCTACGGAAGAACACGAGGTGCCGGTCGAGTCCTCCGACCGGCGACGCAGTCTTGCAGAAGTCCTCTCCGTCGAGGAGTGGGCCGGCTTCCCG
The Kitasatospora sp. MAP12-44 DNA segment above includes these coding regions:
- a CDS encoding transcriptional regulator — protein: MGVFKHRLNHLFATVPSPAGRKFTNQEVADLTAAWAAESGDEGGSISASLIQKLRAGTKDNPTTSTVKALAAVFKVRASYFIDDEEPAAAPAESDSPVGRQDLERLIKDKAVQNLALRADGLSPETLSTLAGFIERARSLEGLDNNKESDG
- a CDS encoding ATP-binding protein, which translates into the protein MAQPERVASAASLRAMERILAARGLQVVPGDIGDTSPEESPGDQQWHHRARAEYALSRWSAATPPRYRDADATLPEVTAWADRALIDNAAAGALLLTGQTGTGKTHEAFGALRRIAAGGPDRFEVITVNSADMYGRLRPSQVMGAAERELRRLSEVQYLLLDDLGTAKASEWVEEVTYRLVNYRYNHCLPTVITSNLPARDENGPDLTDFVGARVASRLAEMVTSLVPMIGADRRRGGRAA
- a CDS encoding WhiB family transcriptional regulator codes for the protein MLAMPGGTSSQVAGHSQQRPTVSHLAQSALQGDWNPLVGESRKASGKHWAEDAKCDGQDTEIFFPTGDGPQEDPVETAKRLRLALVKPLNLCASCPLATAARCLVESLRDNEEFGIRGGLLASERSALRTSWQQRVNESAVRRALQGSTATLSKAERDEVVARFAEDLSMDPGAVARGLGVTHDYLLKLARTHRQKHRPEQAAPMPMHSTDAA
- a CDS encoding DUF4326 domain-containing protein gives rise to the protein MPVRLCGAAPDAAGLSTACVYVGPRSKYANPFTAGERGPSLVGAPMDAAEVVDLFAAMLRGPVGHCYADRFAHALRGRDLMCTCPLDAPCHADVLLRLANDSNTISTCYFLEGSR
- a CDS encoding DUF6195 family protein produces the protein MNHPIMVAAAEHLTVGEKRRTAAREDAFRAWGPRSIEAAARYARQLLGDEATSLGWETIGLLSFEEHLQAFASLDTVGGQQLELYYSDHGGTERITLRVSCTSCPSQHLHEVASLEQLGQLLSQTPAWPFIAPRDGGNL